The following DNA comes from Eriocheir sinensis breed Jianghai 21 chromosome 37, ASM2467909v1, whole genome shotgun sequence.
GACTTCAACAGTTATTCTCAGGAGGCAGGAAATAGATGAACTGTACATGAAGATGTTGGAAGATATATAGAAACAGAAGAGCAACCATTAAACACCACAAGAAAAGCAAGATAACTCCAATTCAGAAAGACACTATGGAAGCTATACAATGTTACCTCCAAAATTATTCACAGCTTGCTTTAAATAAAAAATTTAGAAAGGGATACAATATAGGAATTATGATAAATGGTGAATACAAATAATGATTGAGAAATTTCAGTTTGAGAGTAGTCctgatgaatatgaagaaaacaaaggtaatGTTTAAGAATCAGTTGGCAGGACAAAAAAAATTATGATTGGAAATAAAATACAGGTAGAGCAAATACAGcacatataaagaaagaaaaaaaaataggaatgggaTGGAGCGCTTTTGATAAACAGTTATGTCATGAATAGCAACCAATCATTGCTAAACTATTAATCCATCACCACTAAACTAGAAACCTGTTGCCATAAACTATTTTATTATAGTAGTCTATTACCTCCATGGTGTAGAgattagcatgcctagctacaaatcTGCAGGCCTAGGTTAGAATCCCATTTcaggcagtcggtgtgcagcccACTCAGCTGTTAGTtttcccttttgggctggtcaataaacaggtgcctggggaaacctagggaaggtaaactaaggcagcctggatgtcacactggccagGAGTCCTTGGATAATGGGCTATAACCTTCCACAGGCTTAAtataatgtgacggagatgagcactgaggacaAGCACAGATATTACAGATGCCCCAAGCTTTAAATTTATTGTCGCTAAGGATAGTAACCAAAGAAGGCTATCGCCAAATTGACAATAATGCTTTCATATTCACAGATGAAGCTATTCCCACGTGAAACAGCATCCTGTTTAACACAGAAAGGAATTGTCTGTTTCCCTGAAATAAACTGCCCAGTCTCCTAAATAGCAGCCCCGTGCAGCCTCACGCCCCGGGCCAGGCCGAGTAAGTCTTAACAGGGGTCAGCAGGACCCGAGCGACGGAGGGTCGCCCTGGCTGTGAGACACGCACCTTTACACAACACTGGGCACGCCATTCTTCAGTCATCTGTGCTAATAATACGCGATATAAACCAATATAACTAAAGTAAATCATGCAGCTCAagtacaaaaacaaaaataaagcccGGTAAGCGGTGCTCCTGTAAAAGTATCTCAACCCTATCACACGTAATTACCCAGGCAGAAACTGAGACATCTCTTTATCCCCGGTGACGCCATCCAACACACCTTACCTTCGCTGGTACAGCAGAAACGAGGAAATCGCGCAACACCTGAAATTCAAACATCAACAAGGCGGCCTCCATGGTGGTGCCGAGGGTGACGTCTCCCTTTACAACGGCGCAATGTTTGTCACTTTACCATGGTTAGGGCGGAATATTCTTATGCAGCTAACCGTGCAtatataaaaatgagagagagagagagagagagagagagagagagagagagagagagagagagagagagagagagagagagagagagagagagattttttttataatccttGACGATAAATTTCTGTAGGTATCACACTAGTATGGATTCTGCAAGAGgctttctactggtgatcttacTCTCCTAACAGATTCATCCTTTTACCAGCTGTTTGAGTCTGGCACATTTTATTTATAATTTACCCTCCTACAAcactctctctttattttcatctaatTTCCTTCTGGTTGAAGTCACTGCTCTACACTTAAACCTCTACACAGTGGTGTTCAGCAATGATTTGTTTATGCTCTTTTAAAACAAattgttccattttttttattatgccaATAACTCTTACTCAACAATTTCCAACAGGAAAAACAACTCAGCAAGAATTATGCAACAGAAGGCTACATGCAACAGAATGCCTGCCTACTTATGCTATTCTTTTAGAATGAGGCAGAAGTGATATTgctgtccttcaatgcctcaaaacttaATTTCTTCACTTTTCAACTTGACATAACCTTCCAAacatttccccttttcttcaatAACACACAGCAACCTCCTTCTTTAACAtcaaacattctcggtctattatgaacttaaaatctcaactggaaacttcataatttATCTCTTGCTAAAATAGCTTAACTGAGATGAAGTGCTTTGTATCATCACTAATGTTAATTATATATGAGTCTTGTctacccttgtatggagtatgatTCTTCTTCTCCAGGTTTGCCCATCTACAAGGTGGAGCAGCTTCATATTCAGAGGAATAATTTCTTTAAGTGTTGTGCCATCTCATCACGAAGGGAGGAGCAGGGCTGAGATCCAGTCATTGCAGTCACAGTTGACATCTTTTTGTGAAGTCAGTGACAGGGAGAGGCATAGAGAAGGCTCCACTCACATCCTCTTTTGAATAGAGCCTTCTTTGCATTGTTttatcagctcccctcctcttactgaccaAAGAGAGGCACTGAATTTTAACTACCATTGCTCTGACTATTCAGACATATTCTGTATATCTGCTTATGTTGCGATACAGCTTCCTATCTCATATTAGGAAAGTGAATGAGTTTCAAGAAAGTGTTTATCCAATAGTTGAGGTGCTGCCTGAAGGAGCGCATGATGTACTTTTTTTTCAGACCATTCCCCTTGAGATACTTTGCAATAACAGGTGCTCCTGCTCCAAACTTGGGCCCCTCACAATCTCCTCCAAAGTAAGCAAAAACTTTTTTTGGAGAGAAGGTGTTAGACTCTTCTTCAACCAAGCACATTCTCCTAAAGATGAAGAGCATCCACCTGATTGTATCCCCCTCTGACCACTCTAATCTGTATTTACGTTTATATGCAAGCGCTCCAAAAAAGGAACTCTTGAGACAAAACCCTGCTGGCACTGGTACGTTAAAAGATCGGCCACTCCACCATGTACAAAAGGCCTTGATCTCTCGAGGCATCCAGCGCTCTGCTTTGAGGTGATACAGCAACATTTTGCAAGACAGTTGGATGCAGCGCTCTTCTAAGGAGAGCTGCCTCAGCACCTCTGCCTCTAGAAGAGCAAAACTACAGCGCCACGACCCATCCGAGGTGTTGCTGACATGCATGTAATGGCTGTCTGGTGGGGTAAGAGCATCAGGCTTAACAATAGCCTCATGCCATGGCACCTCTAACACTGGTACTAGGTCTACACCCACCAGTAGAAGAGGGTACTCAACCCCCTGCCAGGCCAGGGCCAGTGATACACCCACCTGTGTTCTGGTCAGGCTGGGAGGCACCACACTTAATCTATCATCATCCAAGACGGAATCTGTAAGAACTTCCTTTACAAGGCCAAACAAGTCTCCCATCAGGCGGTTACCCTGCAAATGAGGATTGTTTGTCTCCACATTTATCTTAAGGACATTGCTCTTGAAGGCATCCATCTCCTGCTCCACCGATATGTTCACTCGATCAGCTGCTGGGATGACAACATTGATATCAAATTCATCAGGAGCAAAAAGCTTTGAGCCATCTCGTGCACTGCCCACCAACCTTAGTCGGCCTTGATACATGTCATCAGCCATCACCACACGGCCAAGGATGACACCTACTGCCTTGAGCACTGCATCTTTCACCTGCCTGGCCTCACCACTGTCCATGTCCACATTAGCCCTCTTGGCATCTTTAGGAAGCTTATTAAGGTCAACAGCACAAAGGAGTTTGCTAAGCAGTGCGTCAGGATCATGATGATCCAGAGGTGTAATCTTGTTTCTGGTTTTGTCATTGTATCTCAAGTAGCGCTTCAGGTACCCAGTGAAGTTGCTAAGGATCTGCTTGGCTGTTGTGCCAGCCCTACAGGGAGGATCCTCTCCCACAAAATGAACCAAGAGTTCCAAGGTGTGTTTGTGACCAAACATTGCTGCCAGATGAAGGGCTGTCTGGCCATACCTGTCTGGCTGCAATGGGCTGTACCTGTTTAGTTTCCATAGCACAGAATGCCCATGGCCACTATAGGCTTTGGCCTCAGCAACATTATGCTTACTGGCAACAGCAGCCTTCTCTAAGCTGTGGAGAAGTTGGACAACACTTCTAGATTTTCCATGGGAAGCAGCTTCATGAAGAGCTGTGGTGCCAGCAGTCCCATCGACCACCAGATCTGCAGGGAGGCACTCCATAACAAGTAGTAAATGCAGCAACTGCTGCAGGCCACTTCTAGAAGCTATCAACATAGCATAAGCACCTGCTTCTTGGTCAATGCTACTCAAGTTCCCTGGTGTTGGATGGACAGTGTTGCCGGTGTACTTGGTGAAGAGTGCTTCCTGAAGAGCCAGCAGCATCCGAACTTTCTCCTTTTCGCTCTCATCCTTTGTGAATATTTCTAGGTTCTCaagcttcctcttctcccttttgtaTACCTCCTGTTGACAGAAAAAAGCATTGCTTATACTATCTTTTTGCTTTATAGAATATTTTATACATGCATGTAAATCCCTAACAATGGCAATGAAATGTCAGATTTTAAAAATAAAGAACAACTTCCACAGGCAAGCTGCAATTAATGGTTTCCATGATTTGTTACTGATAATTTAATGTTTTATACATGATCTCCATGAAAATTTTATTTAGAGGAATAATGAGGATACGAAGGTGTACTAAAAGAACAGATAAATAATGTGTGGATATTTGTTGAGTTACCTCTTCAAGCTTCTTAAGTTTAGCTGCATCCATCTTCCCTATAATATCCTTTGGAAGGCTGTGTTCACTGTCTGGAATGTACAATGATGCTCCAAGGTTCCGAACCATTGTCTCCGCTAGGTTCAGGTTGCCAGTCTTCAGTGCAGCATGCAGTGGAGTGGTGCCTGCAGCATTAAAGTAGGACCAAGCCCCTGCCCTTTGCAGGAAACTTGCAATGAGTGGACAGTTGGCACGCGTAGCTATCACCATAAAAGAAGTTAGTTTATCTGTCGTCCTTtcatcaagtttttttttcttagcagTACTTCCTTTCTGCCAACAGGCTTCCCATCGAGCTCCCTCATCAGCAGTTGTCTTGTCTCCCAAATTTTCTTTTTTAGAATTTCCCATCTTCCAGCAGGCTTCCCATGGAGCATCTCCATCAACAGCTTCTATCAATTCAGTAAGGTCATACCGAAGCCCACTGGTGTGTCGAGGCAGTCGGTCTCTTTCTCGCTTCAGCTCCCTAGAGAAGGCCTGAGAAGGGATAAGTAGTATGACTTACCAATTTAAGGACTAACTATGGACACAATTACACATCTCAAACATTGTGAGGCACTAATTTCTGCCTGAGCCTGACTATATACCTTAGTGATGGCAAAGTAGACTCTGGCAGAAGTGTTGGGTGAATACCAAGCATGCTGCAGCAAGTTGAGGCCCTGTGTGCATGGGATGAGGGATGCCTGTGATGCCAACATGAGATTGACGATTTTAGAGCGGTCATGAATGATGGCCTGCTGCAGCGCTGAGTTGGGAAAATCCCCATTTAGCTCCAGTGGGGCTCCAGCACACATGAGACGGGACACTTCCTTCACATTGTCTCCCTCACAGATGACTTGGAGCAGCTTTGTGTACAGCTCCTCAGGAGAACCCTTTTCCTGTGGAAGGAGAATTATCAGACACAAACACTATACTAGGTGAAGGgggataatgaaaataattactGCAGtacatatcattttttttttgcaccggtaggcttgcttgaggggcctggatggtatttggccccagcccgtcatggcgcaggcaagtgtttatagtggcaccatcttctcttggctcatgctgccccccagaacttgttcttgattcttggacggtttcctctagagtccaggttgatggatggtcttcaggacagcatgtgggtagttttaagccacttggcagtgactgaaaaatccgaggtggtagcgtggggattcgaacccgtgtcgtccatcaagtggtgaatgtgggcccagcacactaccacttcagccactgcctaccctaaACTtacttatatatatgtataaataatgtTGGTTACATGTCTGGATCTAAATACTGTTCTGTCTCCATATACTTCAACCATCAATCAAAAAAGAGAGCACAAAAGACTGGATGGTCCAAATTGCTGTACATCTGTACATAGACTGAAAGCCTCTCCGCTCTTATATTattaaagcagaagaaaaaatctGCTTTTATGAACCTGCATGTACCATACCAAGCTATATCATATAATGGAAAGAGCTTGAATTTTTATTATAAGAATATGTTATAAGTTAAGCTGACATTAGGCAAATTACTCAGCTGAGGACAGACAACAAGGTATATTATACTGAACATGCAGTTGAAGCATCAGCCCAAAATTCAGGTGGCACAGACCTTAGACTTGGCTATCATGAGCAAAGTGTATGGAAGCCCTAGTGGTGCAGCTCGTGCCCAACAATCCAGTGATCAGCTTACCACAGTGCCACAACCCTTGGACACATAAAAACTGGGCCTGACTGGTTATAGTACTACCACATCACAATGGAGAATGTGGAGAAAAATTATGGAGGGCCAAGAAAGCACTGGCAACAAGGCACACTCTAAAGCTTTCTCAGGCCCATGTGAGTTGGCAATGTGTACAGAAAATAATTATCAGACATAAGGGGGCACAATGGCACAATTCATAATGAGTGACCTATAGCCTTGCTTGTAAGAAGGTGTGCATACTTTTTTGGTGGAAAGTTGTTCTGAGGTTCAGAGGAGGATGTCTTACCTTTGAACACTGGTGATTCTCCAAGATTGATATTGCTTCCTCATACAGGGGGTAGGAGACTGTGGAGCAATAATTAGCAAGATTCAGACAACTTTTGAAAAATGGCTAGTAATCTACAAGCCAAGCCATGAAATAATGTTATGACCTGAAGGAAAGCCATAATGGCCCATAAATAGTTGTTCTCTTTGAAGGTACAGTTAGTACAATCTACGTACACTGGTAATATTACAAAAACAATAGTTTTCTCAACACCAAACACAATCAGCAGAACAGTTGTGAAAGCCAGTCAAACAGAGGCCACTTTTGAATTTGGTTTGGCCAATCCTGATACTTGCATAACTTGTTTCTTTGAGATTTTACTGATTTTTTATTTGAAGTTTTGAGCAGAAAGTTAAACTAGAATAGAATGATCAGGTTCtcgtaaaaacaaacaacaaatctCTACCCACTGTCAGTTATATTTTCATCATCTAAGTACTTACTTGTGCCTTCATTGCATTTGAGCTTCTTCTTAGCCAGATCAAGGGGAGTGAGGCCATCATAGGTCATTACATGAGGGTGAACCATATCAAGGAGCTGTTCAACAACTGAAGGTTTGACATAATTTTCCTCTAGAGCACAGTGGAGGAAGGTCATGCCTCTTTCGTCCATCAAGTGAGCATCACCTATTACTTTCATTTCTTCAATCCCTGCAACATTACCATATTTCACATACTTTTTGAAACTCTCATAAttgtccttttcattctcctcttgtgACTTCTGTAAAGAACATACAATTATGAAAattcaagaaaatataaaaacagaaCTAAACGTTTGCCACACTTGATATTGACATGTCCTCAAGCAAGTATGTGAAACATTTGGTCAGTCATTTATGCAACATCATGCATacgaaggaaggtaagggagcaATAGAGTTTAGACACAATTAAATAGTTACAATAAAACCCTTTTTTTTATGATACCCTGTTTTCCATAAAACTTTTAAAAAATCCCTTAACAAAGATATCAAAATACATGGGATGTTACTGTTAGtctcaggaaaaaaaagagacagctGGTCAGGGTGAGAATTTTCTGCATGCAATATAAGGGAACTCTTAGATTTAAAAAGCAGACCTCTTACCACCTATTTAGGAAATAGTAAGCATAAAGGTAAAGGCAAATTATGGAGATCAGAAAATACAGCCTCCATATTCAAAATGGGGAACATATGAGAATAACCGTGATTAATTGGTCAAACCTAAATTATAGGCAAGTTTGGTTGTAAGACCAGCCTCCCCGAACCTTCACAAAAGGCTCCAACACAATTGCATGCTGTGAACAAATAGGAATAGCATATGTAAAGGCAAAATGAAACTTGAAATACATACTATAAGCTCATGAGCATGCAACAGCTTCAGTGAAGAGCCACCTCGCCTCTTCATGAACCAACTTTCAATGTTGTGGCGACCTTCACGCACTGCTAAGTTCAGTGGTGTGAGTCCCTGCATATTTTTTTGGTAAGGGTTCAGTTTCGCTGCCACCAAGTACTCCACCACTTCCAGGGAGCCAAACCAAGCACTCATATGAAGTTCTGTGTTGCCACCTGAATCTGCAATACCAAGTTTCCATCCTTTGTCATTCAAATCCTCTATCACATGCTTATGACCTCGAAGACTGGCTGCATGGATAGGGGTACGACCCTCACTGTCAGCTATGGTGGTTGGGGTGACAGGAATCAAAGCAGCCACACATTGCCTGTGGCCACAGAAAGCAGCATGGTGAAGAGCAACAGCTCCTGcaacataaacaataaaaatgTTTTTAGAATAAATTCTGCTGTTCTGTAAATTATAACAAATGTGTATGGAAGTTATCAAGGACATTTCACATTAAGGGGACCGGccgttttttacccttttttctttattcaatagGTTATTGTCACGATTTATATAGCAGATGTAAGGGACACCCTACGCACAAGATTTTGCCCAAAAAAACAATCTatcacctttccattttttaccAATGACAATTTTTTGAAAATTTGAGGTTTTTTTGAAAAGGCTATTTCTACTATGATATTTGCTCTACAAGGGAACAATTGCTATAGTACAGTAACCATGTTTAGGCCAATGAAAGTATAGTGAGATATTGTATCAATAATCATTAGTTTGCGGAATATAAATTTTCAAACTTTCATGGTCATAATTTCCCCCTAAAAATTCAGACATAAATACACCATAATTCAGTCACTTCATATACGAGAAAAAAACTTGCTATAGTTTGATTCTTACAAGTCTAGGcatggttttggtgttggtttcaTTGAAATCTGTTGAAAAATGGTGGAGAAATTGAAGTGCAAAGGTACATAACTTACATTTTGAGTGAATGCGTAACATTCAATTATAGCGAAGTGATATCACGGCAtttatcctttcttttatttgtaatGTTATATAAAAAGATATGTCTTCATGTTCAGTCATATATTTTGATGTCCAGGCATAAAATAGTGTACATCTGTGCTCCtggtccccccccacccccacctcagcTTGAGGCAGGGTATTACCTCACAAAGGAGGGGTGTCATGGCTGCCAAGCTACTCATTGTTGCAGGGTTTGTTTCAGAATGCTTCTGGAGCATATgtcacctctttcttcttccctttgatgTTCTTGGATCTCTCCTTAATTCTTACATCCTATTCCTTTTAGAATTTTTTTCTTGAACCTCACTCTTATAAGCTCAGATCACCCCTgaggctgtatgtgtgtgtgagccggGGTATAGAGAAGGATAAATGTCAGATGTCACTAACAGGTAACATGTTTCTCTAAAATAATTGTAATAATCGATGTACTACATGCCCAGTACTTTTCATAATGTCGAGTTTGATGCATGGGGGGTCCATTATATgaccataaaaaaaaggtaatgcCAATTTTAATGAAAAACTTCGTCATAAGTTTCTCAAAGGGCATACGCAGCCGAGgaatttttttctcagtttttcatTTAGACCGATTTTCGTCGTTTTCGACCGGCCGGCCCCCTTCATGGGCTTCAAGAAGTGCAAAATATTAATATTCATATGCATCCTGAAGAACAATCAAAGTGTATATTCTTGTGACACTTGAAACTGTAAATGAATTTATAATACGTATACATTGCTAATATAAATGTAACTGATTCTTAATCACTAAATGATTGTTTGGCATTACACAGTAATAGAAAATGAGTGTCATATGCTTGTCATTGGTGAAATTAAGTACAAAGTATAAATTCATATAACTTATTACTGGACAATGTCTTATCAGTAACTCTTACAAACGTACATACCTTCTGAATCCCTTGCTAGAGGATCGGCACCACGAGAGAGCAGTTCTTCCACCATCTTCTCATGGGCCTTCCGGGCAGCCAGCATTAATGGCGTCCAGTTGGTAGAGCCACTGCCTTCCACACTGAGGCCAGATTCAATGAGAGTGTCCAGCAGGTGGGTATGGCCATTCCAAGCTGCTAAGGCCAGCAGGCATATCGTCATATTTTCATGGTAGGGTGTCGTCACACATCCAGACAGGTCACCTCCCTGGTCACGGATGGCATGTAGTTTAACCAGGTTCCCATCACTCACAATCTGCTCCAGTTCCTGCAACACAGAATCTCTTCCCAACATCTAATATATGGCAAATGCACACAGATAACTTATTTATAatgtcatttatattttcttcaatcAATAGCATCCATGCCTATCTACACCTGTCTTGTTCTTCAGGAGACCAATACTGCAcacccatctttttttctttccttttcaactGTTATCCATACCACTCCTCATAACCCTCTTACAACCCATTTTCATGAGCACTAAACCTATCCAaagcaaaacaacttttgaggtTTGTTTCATCAATACCTGAAATCCCTATCTTTCATCCCTTGAAAGATTTATAAAATTaatatctctcctcttccattcttcattcattcaatGCAATACACATAGAGCCCAAATGATCATTTGCTTTTCAGTTTGATTTATGAACATTTTATTTGAGTGTTATTTGCTTCATTGAGCTGCATATATAATggattactttttctttttatatatattaattctaAAAATAATTAGTGTAGCTATATCTTCTTGACTCATAAACTGATTAAGTTATCTTTGATAAGTCTTGTAGTTTTGATGATGTCTAAAATGCCATACCTTTAGTGCCTTCTTCTGGCTTTCCAGTGTAGAATTGGACTCCtgatcctcctttttcctttccagttCCTGCAAATATAAAAATatctctatgaaaatatattcatgTGGCAATGCAAAATATAACCATTGCATGCTCACCCAAGTAGAAGTAGTTTTGACATGAACCCACTCACTGAACCAAATAGTGGAAACAAAACATGCTTAATGGGTCAGTCAAATTGACTTCAAACTGTCAGCAGTATCTGGCTAATCTTTTCATGCATGATAtaagaaaatta
Coding sequences within:
- the LOC127008193 gene encoding uncharacterized protein LOC127008193 isoform X1 codes for the protein MAANSSEAERGGDCGLAGRKPLIPENIKDELDMVYHFTEEFKNRYGETHMPAFKIAHLESILTNAKKGPVRERKPVAVYLHHDNSTLSDLFCSKGLCSADVVTYLNKNFVVFGWDMTSRKIKRRIRQPLSVHVGYSLAVKVKELTEEQLPLLLTLTFIHTSWGVDPNVISYINGTSNGTDILNCLIQTKKVFDDNHVIALQRLEEKECRDSVWSIPWKHVPQDETLELERKKEDQESNSTLESQKKALKELEQIVSDGNLVKLHAIRDQGGDLSGCVTTPYHENMTICLLALAAWNGHTHLLDTLIESGLSVEGSGSTNWTPLMLAARKAHEKMVEELLSRGADPLARDSEGAVALHHAAFCGHRQCVAALIPVTPTTIADSEGRTPIHAASLRGHKHVIEDLNDKGWKLGIADSGGNTELHMSAWFGSLEVVEYLVAAKLNPYQKNMQGLTPLNLAVREGRHNIESWFMKRRGGSSLKLLHAHELIKSQEENEKDNYESFKKYVKYGNVAGIEEMKVIGDAHLMDERGMTFLHCALEENYVKPSVVEQLLDMVHPHVMTYDGLTPLDLAKKKLKCNEGTISYPLYEEAISILENHQCSKEKGSPEELYTKLLQVICEGDNVKEVSRLMCAGAPLELNGDFPNSALQQAIIHDRSKIVNLMLASQASLIPCTQGLNLLQHAWYSPNTSARVYFAITKAFSRELKRERDRLPRHTSGLRYDLTELIEAVDGDAPWEACWKMGNSKKENLGDKTTADEGARWEACWQKGSTAKKKKLDERTTDKLTSFMVIATRANCPLIASFLQRAGAWSYFNAAGTTPLHAALKTGNLNLAETMVRNLGASLYIPDSEHSLPKDIIGKMDAAKLKKLEEEVYKREKRKLENLEIFTKDESEKEKVRMLLALQEALFTKYTGNTVHPTPGNLSSIDQEAGAYAMLIASRSGLQQLLHLLLVMECLPADLVVDGTAGTTALHEAASHGKSRSVVQLLHSLEKAAVASKHNVAEAKAYSGHGHSVLWKLNRYSPLQPDRYGQTALHLAAMFGHKHTLELLVHFVGEDPPCRAGTTAKQILSNFTGYLKRYLRYNDKTRNKITPLDHHDPDALLSKLLCAVDLNKLPKDAKRANVDMDSGEARQVKDAVLKAVGVILGRVVMADDMYQGRLRLVGSARDGSKLFAPDEFDINVVIPAADRVNISVEQEMDAFKSNVLKINVETNNPHLQGNRLMGDLFGLVKEVLTDSVLDDDRLSVVPPSLTRTQVGVSLALAWQGVEYPLLLVGVDLVPVLEVPWHEAIVKPDALTPPDSHYMHVSNTSDGSWRCSFALLEAEVLRQLSLEERCIQLSCKMLLYHLKAERWMPREIKAFCTWWSGRSFNVPVPAGFCLKSSFFGALAYKRKYRLEWSEGDTIRWMLFIFRRMCLVEEESNTFSPKKVFAYFGGDCEGPKFGAGAPVIAKYLKGNGLKKKYIMRSFRQHLNYWINTFLKLIHFPNMR
- the LOC127008193 gene encoding ankyrin-2-like isoform X2, with translation MRLEEKECRDSVWSIPWKHVPQDETLELERKKEDQESNSTLESQKKALKELEQIVSDGNLVKLHAIRDQGGDLSGCVTTPYHENMTICLLALAAWNGHTHLLDTLIESGLSVEGSGSTNWTPLMLAARKAHEKMVEELLSRGADPLARDSEGAVALHHAAFCGHRQCVAALIPVTPTTIADSEGRTPIHAASLRGHKHVIEDLNDKGWKLGIADSGGNTELHMSAWFGSLEVVEYLVAAKLNPYQKNMQGLTPLNLAVREGRHNIESWFMKRRGGSSLKLLHAHELIKSQEENEKDNYESFKKYVKYGNVAGIEEMKVIGDAHLMDERGMTFLHCALEENYVKPSVVEQLLDMVHPHVMTYDGLTPLDLAKKKLKCNEGTISYPLYEEAISILENHQCSKEKGSPEELYTKLLQVICEGDNVKEVSRLMCAGAPLELNGDFPNSALQQAIIHDRSKIVNLMLASQASLIPCTQGLNLLQHAWYSPNTSARVYFAITKAFSRELKRERDRLPRHTSGLRYDLTELIEAVDGDAPWEACWKMGNSKKENLGDKTTADEGARWEACWQKGSTAKKKKLDERTTDKLTSFMVIATRANCPLIASFLQRAGAWSYFNAAGTTPLHAALKTGNLNLAETMVRNLGASLYIPDSEHSLPKDIIGKMDAAKLKKLEEEVYKREKRKLENLEIFTKDESEKEKVRMLLALQEALFTKYTGNTVHPTPGNLSSIDQEAGAYAMLIASRSGLQQLLHLLLVMECLPADLVVDGTAGTTALHEAASHGKSRSVVQLLHSLEKAAVASKHNVAEAKAYSGHGHSVLWKLNRYSPLQPDRYGQTALHLAAMFGHKHTLELLVHFVGEDPPCRAGTTAKQILSNFTGYLKRYLRYNDKTRNKITPLDHHDPDALLSKLLCAVDLNKLPKDAKRANVDMDSGEARQVKDAVLKAVGVILGRVVMADDMYQGRLRLVGSARDGSKLFAPDEFDINVVIPAADRVNISVEQEMDAFKSNVLKINVETNNPHLQGNRLMGDLFGLVKEVLTDSVLDDDRLSVVPPSLTRTQVGVSLALAWQGVEYPLLLVGVDLVPVLEVPWHEAIVKPDALTPPDSHYMHVSNTSDGSWRCSFALLEAEVLRQLSLEERCIQLSCKMLLYHLKAERWMPREIKAFCTWWSGRSFNVPVPAGFCLKSSFFGALAYKRKYRLEWSEGDTIRWMLFIFRRMCLVEEESNTFSPKKVFAYFGGDCEGPKFGAGAPVIAKYLKGNGLKKKYIMRSFRQHLNYWINTFLKLIHFPNMR
- the LOC127008193 gene encoding ankyrin-2-like isoform X3; translation: MQWLYFALPHEYIFIEIFLYLQELERKKEDQESNSTLESQKKALKELEQIVSDGNLVKLHAIRDQGGDLSGCVTTPYHENMTICLLALAAWNGHTHLLDTLIESGLSVEGSGSTNWTPLMLAARKAHEKMVEELLSRGADPLARDSEGAVALHHAAFCGHRQCVAALIPVTPTTIADSEGRTPIHAASLRGHKHVIEDLNDKGWKLGIADSGGNTELHMSAWFGSLEVVEYLVAAKLNPYQKNMQGLTPLNLAVREGRHNIESWFMKRRGGSSLKLLHAHELIKSQEENEKDNYESFKKYVKYGNVAGIEEMKVIGDAHLMDERGMTFLHCALEENYVKPSVVEQLLDMVHPHVMTYDGLTPLDLAKKKLKCNEGTISYPLYEEAISILENHQCSKEKGSPEELYTKLLQVICEGDNVKEVSRLMCAGAPLELNGDFPNSALQQAIIHDRSKIVNLMLASQASLIPCTQGLNLLQHAWYSPNTSARVYFAITKAFSRELKRERDRLPRHTSGLRYDLTELIEAVDGDAPWEACWKMGNSKKENLGDKTTADEGARWEACWQKGSTAKKKKLDERTTDKLTSFMVIATRANCPLIASFLQRAGAWSYFNAAGTTPLHAALKTGNLNLAETMVRNLGASLYIPDSEHSLPKDIIGKMDAAKLKKLEEEVYKREKRKLENLEIFTKDESEKEKVRMLLALQEALFTKYTGNTVHPTPGNLSSIDQEAGAYAMLIASRSGLQQLLHLLLVMECLPADLVVDGTAGTTALHEAASHGKSRSVVQLLHSLEKAAVASKHNVAEAKAYSGHGHSVLWKLNRYSPLQPDRYGQTALHLAAMFGHKHTLELLVHFVGEDPPCRAGTTAKQILSNFTGYLKRYLRYNDKTRNKITPLDHHDPDALLSKLLCAVDLNKLPKDAKRANVDMDSGEARQVKDAVLKAVGVILGRVVMADDMYQGRLRLVGSARDGSKLFAPDEFDINVVIPAADRVNISVEQEMDAFKSNVLKINVETNNPHLQGNRLMGDLFGLVKEVLTDSVLDDDRLSVVPPSLTRTQVGVSLALAWQGVEYPLLLVGVDLVPVLEVPWHEAIVKPDALTPPDSHYMHVSNTSDGSWRCSFALLEAEVLRQLSLEERCIQLSCKMLLYHLKAERWMPREIKAFCTWWSGRSFNVPVPAGFCLKSSFFGALAYKRKYRLEWSEGDTIRWMLFIFRRMCLVEEESNTFSPKKVFAYFGGDCEGPKFGAGAPVIAKYLKGNGLKKKYIMRSFRQHLNYWINTFLKLIHFPNMR